The proteins below come from a single Rhizobium tropici CIAT 899 genomic window:
- a CDS encoding thymidylate synthase, producing the protein MARHPEYQYLDLMAHLLEHGDRRIDRTGVGTLSGLGAMMRFDLSRGQIPIFTTKRVYWKLAVKEMLWFLTGDTNIRNLLKENVRIWTDWPLAKYRKATGEEIDQVAFEKRILEDEAFALQWGDLGPVYGKQWRQWRDAEGRVHDQLAAVIKDLKANPGSRRMIFHAWNVGELADMALPPCHMVYQFHVSNISAEGGKRPRLSLMVFQRSCDLFLGNPFNICQQAVLLAMVAQQVDMDMGELVWSGGDVHLYLNHLDAIREQLGREPKPFPTLRLLRRPDSIDDYRIEDFEVLEYEPHAAIAAEVAV; encoded by the coding sequence ATGGCTCGTCACCCAGAGTACCAATATCTCGACCTGATGGCGCATCTGCTCGAGCACGGCGATCGCCGTATCGATCGCACCGGCGTCGGCACCTTGAGTGGTCTCGGCGCGATGATGCGCTTCGATCTCTCAAGGGGGCAGATCCCGATCTTCACAACGAAGCGGGTCTATTGGAAACTCGCCGTCAAGGAGATGCTCTGGTTCCTGACGGGCGACACCAACATCCGCAATCTCCTGAAGGAAAATGTGCGGATCTGGACCGACTGGCCGCTGGCGAAATATCGCAAGGCGACGGGGGAAGAGATCGATCAGGTCGCTTTTGAAAAGCGCATTCTGGAGGACGAGGCCTTTGCTCTGCAATGGGGCGATCTCGGCCCGGTTTATGGCAAGCAGTGGCGGCAATGGCGCGATGCCGAAGGCCGCGTGCATGACCAGCTCGCCGCTGTTATCAAGGATCTCAAGGCCAATCCCGGCAGCCGCCGCATGATCTTCCACGCGTGGAATGTCGGCGAGCTCGCCGATATGGCGTTGCCTCCCTGCCATATGGTTTACCAGTTTCACGTATCGAATATCTCGGCCGAAGGGGGCAAGCGCCCACGTCTCAGCCTGATGGTCTTCCAGCGCTCATGCGACCTGTTCCTCGGCAATCCCTTCAACATCTGCCAGCAGGCGGTTTTGCTCGCCATGGTCGCACAACAGGTCGATATGGATATGGGCGAGCTGGTCTGGTCGGGTGGTGACGTCCACCTCTATCTCAACCATCTTGATGCCATCCGCGAGCAGCTCGGCCGGGAGCCGAAGCCGTTCCCGACCTTGCGTCTGCTACGCCGACCCGACAGTATCGACGATTATCGTATCGAGGATTTCGAGGTTCTCGAATATGAGCCGCATGCGGCGATCGCGGCCGAAGTCGCGGTTTAG
- a CDS encoding SspB family protein — translation MGQDHIRYDILAQDALRGVIRKVLTEVGATGRLPGDHHFFITFLTGAPGVRISQHLKAKYPEQMTIVIQHQFWDLKITESQFEIGLSFSDVPEKLVVPFNAIRGFYDPSVNFELEFDVPLADEEEETSSGEITAYPVPVEGEEAPAAAAKEGEEKKPGSVVSLDAFRKKQ, via the coding sequence ATGGGGCAGGATCATATCCGCTACGACATTTTGGCACAGGACGCCCTGCGGGGAGTAATCCGCAAGGTGCTGACCGAGGTCGGCGCTACAGGCCGCCTGCCCGGTGACCACCATTTCTTCATCACCTTTTTGACCGGCGCCCCGGGCGTGCGCATTTCGCAGCACCTGAAGGCGAAATATCCCGAACAGATGACCATCGTCATCCAGCACCAGTTCTGGGATCTGAAGATCACGGAAAGCCAATTCGAGATCGGCCTCTCCTTCTCTGACGTTCCGGAAAAGCTGGTCGTCCCCTTCAACGCCATCCGCGGATTCTACGACCCTTCAGTCAATTTCGAGCTGGAATTCGACGTGCCGCTGGCCGACGAAGAAGAAGAGACCTCCTCCGGCGAAATCACGGCCTATCCGGTGCCGGTCGAAGGCGAGGAAGCGCCTGCGGCTGCAGCCAAGGAAGGCGAGGAAAAGAAGCCGGGATCGGTTGTCTCTCTCGACGCATTCCGCAAGAAGCAGTAG
- a CDS encoding DUF4169 family protein has product MSAEIVNLRQFRKKQARSDKETQAEQNRIAFGRTKAEKKLTTTLNEKAAKAHEAGRIETKKTED; this is encoded by the coding sequence ATGAGCGCCGAAATCGTCAATCTGCGCCAGTTTCGCAAGAAGCAGGCCCGCTCGGATAAGGAAACGCAGGCTGAGCAGAACCGCATCGCCTTCGGACGGACCAAGGCTGAGAAGAAGCTGACGACGACGCTTAACGAAAAGGCCGCAAAGGCGCATGAGGCCGGCCGAATCGAAACCAAGAAGACCGAAGACTAA
- a CDS encoding ribbon-helix-helix domain-containing protein, translating into MIRKHSATLHGHRTSFSLEDAFWTELKAIANARGTSLAALISEIDDGREAGSNLSSALRLYVLKWLKDRN; encoded by the coding sequence ATGATCCGTAAACATTCCGCGACGCTGCATGGCCATCGCACGAGCTTTTCCCTTGAGGATGCCTTCTGGACAGAACTGAAGGCGATCGCCAACGCGCGCGGCACGTCGCTCGCAGCACTGATCTCCGAGATCGACGACGGCCGCGAAGCCGGCAGCAATCTCTCCTCTGCGCTCCGCCTCTATGTCCTTAAATGGCTGAAGGATCGCAACTGA